The genome window AAAAACAAGCCAATTGCCCGCAAAAGTATTGTGGCAGCAAAAAATATCCATAAAGGTGAATCATTTACAGAAGAAAACCTGACAGTAAAACGTCCCGGCACAGGGATCAGCCCTATGCGGTGGGATGAGGTGATAGGGCAGATTGCTCAAAAAAATTATGAAGAAGATGAACTGATATGAGCGACATTGTGAAGTTTGAGGACTTACATGACCGCATCCTTGAACTCAGAGACGAAAAAGTCTTGCTGGATGCTGATGTTGCTCAAATATATGTGGTAGAGACGAGGGATATCAATAAGGCCGTGAGCAATAACCCGGATAAATTTCCAGCGGGTTATGTTATTGAACTCTCAAAAGCGGAAAAGAATGAACTGGTGGAAAATTTCCACCGGTTCAATAGGCTGAAGCATTCTACTGTTAATCCAAAAGCCTTCCCTGAAAAGGGCTTGTACATGCTGGCTACCATCCTCAAAAGCCCGCAAGCGGTTCAGGCCACCTGGCGATAATTGAAACCTTTTCCAAAATGCGAAAACTGACTCGTAATATCAAGACCCTTTCCAACGTCAAGGACAAACATGAGCAACAAGCCCTGATGAAGAAAAGCGGAGAGATGATTGCTGAACTTCTGGATGATGACCTGCAAACAATCGACACGGAAACATCAATAGAACTGAACTTTGCTGTTTTGAAGTTTAAGCACACAATAAAAAAGAAAAATAAATGAGAAAAATTTGTATTATAACAGGTACCCGCGCCGAATACGGCCTCTTCTACTGGCTAATGAAAAAAATTCAGGCAGATACCGATCTTGAGTTGCAAATCATTGCTACAGGAATGCATCTTTCTCCTGAATTTGGCTTGACATACAAGCAGATAGAAAAAGATGGTTTTCAGGTTAACAAAAAAATTGAAATGCTTCTTTCTTCTGATACGCCTGTTGGAATTTCAAAGTCAATGGGGCTTGGCATGATTGGATTTTCCGAGGCGTATACCGACCTTAAACCGGATATCGTGGTTCTTCTGGGAGACAGGTTTGAGATTTTTTCAGCGGCTGCCGCAGCTATGATTGCTCGTATTCCCATTGCTCATCTGCATGGAGGTGAAGTAACTGAAGGTGTGATTGATGAGCCGATAAGACATTCAATTACCAAGATGTCTCATCTTCACTTTACGGCTGTTGAAGAATACCGGAAACGTGTTATTCAACTGGGTGAAGATCCTGCAAGGGTATTTAACGTCGGGGGTTTGGGGATAGACAATATTAAAAAATTTAAATTGTTGAATCTTAATGAATTTGAAGATTCAATCAATTTTAAACTCGGCCGAAAAAATTTTTTAATCACGTTTCATCCGGTCACCCTTGAGCATAAAACAGCCGAATGTCAGTTTCTGAATCTTTTGGATGCGTTGGATGAACTTGAAGATACGCGATTTATTTTCACAAAACCTAATGCCGACACAGAAGGCCGTGTTATAATTAAAATAATTGATAATTATGTTTCAAAAAATAGTCATAAATCGATTGCCTTTGTGACTCTCGGACAACTGAGATATTTATCCGCCATGCAGTTTGTTGACGGAGTTGTCGGAAATTCTTCCAGTGGGCTTACCGAAGCACCGACATTTAAAATCGGCACAATTAATATAGGTGACCGACAACGAGGGAGAATCAAATCCGCCAGCATAATAGATTGTAAGCCTGTGAAAGAAGCAATCCTGTCCGCTGTCAGAAAACTTTATTCAATGGAATTCCAGATTAAACTCAAGAACGTCAAAAATCCTTATGGTGAGGGCGGCGCGTCAGAAAAAATTAAAAGAACGCTCAAGGAAATTGACTTGGCAGGTATTTTAAAAAAAAAATTTTATAATATTAATCAATCACGAATAGCGACAGGATAAACCGTGCGGTAAAAAAATGAAAGATATAACCATACATCCCCGAACTACAGTGAAAAAGGCTATGGAAGCCCTGGACAAAACAGCGGAAAAGGTGCTTTTGGTAGTTGATAAAAACCGGACGTTGATTGGCACTCTGACTGACGGCGATCTCAGACGCCATATTTTAAAAGGGAGGGATTTAACCGACATTATCGAAAATGCCTTTTACACAAATCCGGTTTTTATATTTCAGGAAGATTTTGATCCGGATAAGATCAAATCTGTTTTTCTGAAAAATAAAATTAACCTGATTCCTGTTTTGGACAAAAACCGCAGGGTGGTGGATTTCATAACCTGGGAAAAGGCGTTTGGGAATAACAAAAAGTTGGAAAATCAAAAATTGGATATCCCTGTAGTCATCATGGCCGGGGGCAAGGGGTCACGCCTTGATCCGTTTACCAAGGTCCTCCCTAAACCGCTTATCCCGCTTGGTGATAAAACCGTAATTGATCGTATTATCGATAATTTCAGAATTTATGGTATTTATAAATTTCATTTGACAATCCACCACATGTCAAAAATTATTCGTGCCTATTTTGAAGAAAAAAATCCGAATTATTCCATAGAATTTACCGAGGAGGATGAACCCAGGGGCACAGCCGGCAGCTTGAAACTGCTTAAAAATAAACTTAACGGACCTTTTTTTGTATCAAACTGTGATATTATTATTGAAGCCGATTATGCTGATATCTTTCGCTTTCATACAAAAAACAGTTATGACGTCACTCTTGTGGCGTCTGCCAGGCAGTTTAACATTCCCTACGGTATCTGTAACCTGAACGGCAACGGCAGCCTGAAAATGATTCAGGAAAAACCGGAGTACAATTTTCTTGTAAATACCGGCTTGTATGTATTAAATCCGGGCGTAATAGATTTGATTCCGGACAATCAGTTGTTTCACATCACCCATTTGATTGACAAGGTAAAAGAAAATAACGGCATAACCGGAGTTTATCCGGTTAGTGAAAAAGCCTGGATCGACGTCGGCCAGTGGTCTGAATACCGTAAGGCATTGAAGGTTATTGAGAATATCTAAATGATAGAAAGGATGAAAAATGAAAATTATTGCCGAAACCTCATGGCATCACCAGGGAGACTTTGAATTTCTAAAAAAGCTTGTTTCTGAAATTGAGCGGCATGCCAATGCCACCGATATCATAAAACTGCATGTTACGCTTGATTTAAAGGAATATATGGCGGAAGACCACCCACTTTTCGATAGCACACGGAAATGTATGTTTGGAAAATTGCAATGGAAAGAAATCATAGAACGAATCCTCTATAGCGATAAAGAGTTGATGCTTCTTTTCAATGATACCAAAGCCGTAGAATTTGGGATGGCGTTCAACCCGACTCATGTTGAGATTCATTCGGTATGTCTCAATGATATTAAATTGCTGGATGCCTTAAAACAGCACTTGACCAGGGAAACCAAAGTCGTCTTAGGTGTAGGAGGTTCGTCACTTTACGAAATTGAAAATGCCATAAATATACTTCAGCATCGAAATATCGTGCTTATGTTTGGTTTCCAGAATTTCCCGACAAAATACGAAGATATTAATTTTGCCAAAATGCGCAAAATAATGAAACTGTTTCCAGAATTTCAATTTGGCTATGCTGACCATACTGCTTGGAATGAGCCCAATAATATATTGATTACATTGCTTGGTGCTGCACTATGTATGGATTACGTGGAAAAACATGTTACAATTGCCTATGGCGAAGAACGTATTGACTGGTCGGCGGCAGTAAGTATCGATATGTTTAACGAAATTAAGGAGAAAATGGATCTTATTGAGGCGTGTAATGGTGATGGGTTACTACGCCTTAATAAAGGTGAACAGGATTATTCGATTTTTGGCCCAATGAAAAAAGCCGCTATGCTAAAAAAAGATTTAAAGGCAGGTCAGGAGTTGGAGAGAGATATGCTTACCTTCAGACGTACAGGGCAGATTTCTGATCTTTCACAGGTCGAGGCTATTGAGAGTATTGGTAAAGTGGTAAACTGCGATTTAAGAAAGAACCAAGTTCTTTTAGGCTCCCATATTGAAAAAGGAAACAATTAATGAAAACGGGCTTTCTTATAATCGGCAGACTGAAATCAACACGATTACCCAAAAAACTTCTACTCGATATTCAAGGACGTCCCATATTGGCGCATATGTTTGACAGAATAAAACAATGTAAACGTATTAATGAGATCATTCTCTGCACTTCAACCAATCCTCAGGATGATCCCCTGAAGGATTTGGCAAAACAGGAAAATATTTCTATATTCCGAGGAGATGAAAATGATGTGGTAAAGCGTCTTTATGATGCAGCCATGCATTTTAACCTTGATTATATAACGAATATTACTGCTGATTGCCCTTTTGTGGATCATGTTTATACGGATAAGGTCGTCGAGGCTTATGAAAAGACTGGCGCAGATCTTATTCGAGCTCTAGAATTACCCCATGGTGCATTCTGTTATGGCATCAAACCTGATGCCTTGAAAAAGGTTATTGAAATAAAGGATAGTAATGATACCGAAGTCTGGGGGCGATACTTTACCGATACTGGACTGTTTGATGTGTTTGATTTGCCAATTACAATTCCTTTGCATCGAAAAAATAAATTGCGAATGACATTGGATTATCCTGAAGATTATGAATTTTTTAAAAAAGTTTTTGAAGCCCTTTATATACCTGACAAAATTTTCAGCTTGGATGAAATTATCAATTATTTGGAGTCTCATCCTGAGGTTGTTGCAATAAATAATGAGGCTGAAAAAAGATTTAAAGCAAGATGGACAAAACAATCCAATATTCAATTAAAAAAGCGATTTTCAGTGAAAAATGTGGCAATTTTAGGGTCCGGTTCCATTGGACAGCGTCATATTAAAAATTTACAAAACCTGGGTATTAAAAACATTTGTGCACTACGTACACGCGAAGGCCATTTTCAGAAACTTGAAAAGCAATGCAAGGTCCACGAAGTCGATACATGGGAAGATTTACTGGAATTCAAACCTGATGTTGCTATAATTTCCAACCCAACAAGTATGCACGTACAAACTGCCAAAAAAATAATTCCGCATGTACAAGGCATATATATCGAAAAGCCGCTTTCCCATTCGCTGGATGGCGTTGATGATCTGCTTGATATGTTAAAGAAATACAGAGTTACTTCTTTTGTCGGATTTAATTTAAGATTTCATCCAGTTATAATAAAGTGTCATGAATTGATTGATAATTATAAGTTTGGTGAACCTATCTTATTCCAATGCCAGATTGGTCAATATCTGCCTCATTGGCATCCCTACGAAAATTATCAAAAAGGATATTATGCAAGAAAGGACTTGGGCGGTGGGGTTACATTGACTATGATTCATGAAATAGATATGGCCCTTAGTTTCTTGGGGCCGGCTGAGGCGGTAAGTTGTTTTTTAAATCAATATAATCAGTTCAAGATTGAAGTGGATTCCATTTCTGATATTATGATTCGCCATAAATCAGGTACTGTCAGTCAAATACATTTGGATTATGTTCAGCAGAATACAAATCGATGCGGCATATTATCATTTGAGCGTGGCTGGATAAAATATGATTTGATTAATCAGGGAATTATTTATTGTACTGCAGAAATGGATAAACCTGAAAAAGTATTGGAAAATTTTAAGTCAGATTCAAATATTTCCTATATGTCTGAAATGAAGAGTTTCCTTGATTTTACGGAGCAGTGTCTTTTAAGACATGACCACGATGCTTGGAGTTCTATAGGAAGTCAAAAGGTTGCAAATGCTGCCTTGCAATCATCAAAAAATAATTGTGTTGTAAATAACGACTAAACAAAGAAAATTAAAATGGGTTAATTACAGGAGATATAAATGATTAGTGAACAATATAGTTTGACAGGCAAAACAGCATTGGTTGTGGGCGGTCGTGGTTACCTTGGACGTCGGTTTTGCTTAGCTCTTCAAGAAGCTGAAGCTATTGTTTATGCTGCTGATTTGCCGGAAATTTCCAAAGCTGCCGCTACAGATACCAATACAATTCAGGTGTCAGGTATAAGAAATCTTACCATCGATGTTACAAACGAACAGTCTGTAACATCAATGATTGAAGACATTAAAAAAGACGTAAAGTCAATTGATATTCTTGTGTATAGTGTTACTGCAAAACCAGATGATTTTTACTATCCTTTTACTGAATGTTCTTTGGAAGGTTGGCAAAAAATTCTCAGGGTAGAACTGGATGGCTTATTCCTGGTAACAAATAGAGTCGGTTCAGTAATGGAAAACGCTGGGCAGGGAAGTATTATTTTCATATCGTCTATATATGGTGTGGTTGGTAACGATCAGCGTATTTATAAAAGGGCTAATCTTGATAATTTATATGGCAGCACGGATGTTAAAAAATTTGATCAAATTTATGCTCATGCAGGATATGCAGCATCAAAAGGCGCCGTTATTTCAATGACCCGTTTCCTTGCAGCTTATTGGGGAGGGAAAGGCATTCGTGTTAATTGTATAACACCTGGTGGAATAGAGCATCCAGGTGAAAATAAAGCTTTTGTTGAAACTTATTCAAATAGAGTGCCCCTCGGTCGTAAAGCAAAACCGGAAGAGATCAGCTCAAGTATCATCTATCTTGCATCAGATGCTTCAAGTTATGTTACCGGGCATAATCTTATCATAGATGGAGGGTGGACAATTTGGTAACTGAAGTTTATGTCGCCAGATGAAAAATCGAATCAGGTTTCAAGTAAATCAAGCAGGACATTGGCAGCAGCAGAAGCCAAACCCGCACCGCGTATGCGGTGATAAATCACATCAACTTTTCCATAATGACTGTCTCTATTATCTGGATCTATGGCACACGACTCGAAAGCATTTTCGAGCGTCGGCATAAAGTTAAAGGGCGTAACAGTTTCTCCTTCTCAGATTTGAGACATATCATTGCCAAGATCGCGTTGAGCGATGATTTTAATCTCGTTTGCGACAAAAAACAAAAACTCCCACGCAAATCTTTCGTGGACGCACTATTGCGCATGGACGGGTGGTCAAACAGTGCACAATTTCGGTAAAAATTCAGTAAAAATACTGCGACGCTTGAAATGGAATGTTGACCATATCTTTTGGAAAATAAAGACAGGCATTCTGTTATTTTTCAGAAATATTCATTATGATATTTTTAAACCATATTGGATCAATCCGGAATTAATTGTTTTGTCTTTGATCCCGGACCATCTGTCATCTGATCCGGATAAAAGAACAAAGCCTGTGCATGACATAGGAAGAATTGCGGATGGTGACTGGGATTTAAAGACTATGCCGTTTGAGGAACTTGATGTTTTTCAGTCATTCAAAGCTCACTTTATAAATGGAGTAAACTGGAATGATACGGAGTTATACACAAGAATAGCATCCTATTTTAAAAGAGGCAGTGTTAGAAGCGGATGCGCCAATATCGATGAATTCAATCAAAAATTAAATGATTATGAAAATTTATATCAAAATATTTTAAAAAATGGTTATCGTTTACAAACGAAAA of Desulfosarcina sp. BuS5 contains these proteins:
- a CDS encoding ORF6N domain-containing protein — translated: MSDIVKFEDLHDRILELRDEKVLLDADVAQIYVVETRDINKAVSNNPDKFPAGYVIELSKAEKNELVENFHRFNRLKHSTVNPKAFPEKGLYMLATILKSPQAVQATWR
- a CDS encoding N-acetylneuraminate synthase family protein, whose amino-acid sequence is MKIIAETSWHHQGDFEFLKKLVSEIERHANATDIIKLHVTLDLKEYMAEDHPLFDSTRKCMFGKLQWKEIIERILYSDKELMLLFNDTKAVEFGMAFNPTHVEIHSVCLNDIKLLDALKQHLTRETKVVLGVGGSSLYEIENAINILQHRNIVLMFGFQNFPTKYEDINFAKMRKIMKLFPEFQFGYADHTAWNEPNNILITLLGAALCMDYVEKHVTIAYGEERIDWSAAVSIDMFNEIKEKMDLIEACNGDGLLRLNKGEQDYSIFGPMKKAAMLKKDLKAGQELERDMLTFRRTGQISDLSQVEAIESIGKVVNCDLRKNQVLLGSHIEKGNN
- a CDS encoding SDR family oxidoreductase, which codes for MISEQYSLTGKTALVVGGRGYLGRRFCLALQEAEAIVYAADLPEISKAAATDTNTIQVSGIRNLTIDVTNEQSVTSMIEDIKKDVKSIDILVYSVTAKPDDFYYPFTECSLEGWQKILRVELDGLFLVTNRVGSVMENAGQGSIIFISSIYGVVGNDQRIYKRANLDNLYGSTDVKKFDQIYAHAGYAASKGAVISMTRFLAAYWGGKGIRVNCITPGGIEHPGENKAFVETYSNRVPLGRKAKPEEISSSIIYLASDASSYVTGHNLIIDGGWTIW
- the neuC gene encoding UDP-N-acetylglucosamine 2-epimerase, translating into MRKICIITGTRAEYGLFYWLMKKIQADTDLELQIIATGMHLSPEFGLTYKQIEKDGFQVNKKIEMLLSSDTPVGISKSMGLGMIGFSEAYTDLKPDIVVLLGDRFEIFSAAAAAMIARIPIAHLHGGEVTEGVIDEPIRHSITKMSHLHFTAVEEYRKRVIQLGEDPARVFNVGGLGIDNIKKFKLLNLNEFEDSINFKLGRKNFLITFHPVTLEHKTAECQFLNLLDALDELEDTRFIFTKPNADTEGRVIIKIIDNYVSKNSHKSIAFVTLGQLRYLSAMQFVDGVVGNSSSGLTEAPTFKIGTINIGDRQRGRIKSASIIDCKPVKEAILSAVRKLYSMEFQIKLKNVKNPYGEGGASEKIKRTLKEIDLAGILKKKFYNINQSRIATG
- a CDS encoding sugar phosphate nucleotidyltransferase yields the protein MKDITIHPRTTVKKAMEALDKTAEKVLLVVDKNRTLIGTLTDGDLRRHILKGRDLTDIIENAFYTNPVFIFQEDFDPDKIKSVFLKNKINLIPVLDKNRRVVDFITWEKAFGNNKKLENQKLDIPVVIMAGGKGSRLDPFTKVLPKPLIPLGDKTVIDRIIDNFRIYGIYKFHLTIHHMSKIIRAYFEEKNPNYSIEFTEEDEPRGTAGSLKLLKNKLNGPFFVSNCDIIIEADYADIFRFHTKNSYDVTLVASARQFNIPYGICNLNGNGSLKMIQEKPEYNFLVNTGLYVLNPGVIDLIPDNQLFHITHLIDKVKENNGITGVYPVSEKAWIDVGQWSEYRKALKVIENI
- a CDS encoding cytidylyltransferase domain-containing protein; translated protein: MKTGFLIIGRLKSTRLPKKLLLDIQGRPILAHMFDRIKQCKRINEIILCTSTNPQDDPLKDLAKQENISIFRGDENDVVKRLYDAAMHFNLDYITNITADCPFVDHVYTDKVVEAYEKTGADLIRALELPHGAFCYGIKPDALKKVIEIKDSNDTEVWGRYFTDTGLFDVFDLPITIPLHRKNKLRMTLDYPEDYEFFKKVFEALYIPDKIFSLDEIINYLESHPEVVAINNEAEKRFKARWTKQSNIQLKKRFSVKNVAILGSGSIGQRHIKNLQNLGIKNICALRTREGHFQKLEKQCKVHEVDTWEDLLEFKPDVAIISNPTSMHVQTAKKIIPHVQGIYIEKPLSHSLDGVDDLLDMLKKYRVTSFVGFNLRFHPVIIKCHELIDNYKFGEPILFQCQIGQYLPHWHPYENYQKGYYARKDLGGGVTLTMIHEIDMALSFLGPAEAVSCFLNQYNQFKIEVDSISDIMIRHKSGTVSQIHLDYVQQNTNRCGILSFERGWIKYDLINQGIIYCTAEMDKPEKVLENFKSDSNISYMSEMKSFLDFTEQCLLRHDHDAWSSIGSQKVANAALQSSKNNCVVNND